The following proteins are encoded in a genomic region of Triticum dicoccoides isolate Atlit2015 ecotype Zavitan chromosome 1B, WEW_v2.0, whole genome shotgun sequence:
- the LOC119316160 gene encoding phosphoinositide phosphatase SAC7-like yields MDAPKDASPSPKLHTRLRVWEFADRYVFEPVDGLADLFLSISRTNGSMNLVQELPPRGPSANPKVRIVFGVVGVLKLAVGSCCLVITDRDCVGSYMGHAVFKVTGLKFLPCTTASSAEQKKMESEFSDLLDAAERSIGLYFSYEANLTLTLQRLYDLGDTFKALPLWKQAERRFMWNGYLLEPLIENKLDQYLLPVIQGSFQNIHAEVGSDKVVVTMIARRCTRRIGTRCWRRGADPEGYAANFVESEQIMQTKGYTASYVQVRGSMPFLWEQIVDLTYKPSFDIVRVEEAARVLERHYHDLQKKYGAVVGIDLVNTTGGEGRLYERYAKSIEPILSEDIRFIHFDFHKICGHIHFERLSQLYDQIEDYLKKHKYFLLDDQGKKMAGQTGTVRTNCVDCLDRTNVTQSMVGRKTLESQLQQLGVLGGNDTISNHPAFDADYKVLWANHGDAISTQYSGTPALKGDFVRYGKRTTQGILNDLWNALARYYFNNFADGTKQDAMDLLQGHYVSSVSRDAAVPSRPGVMQSFRAAFALIFCAAMFMLMSLRQARNDLRHLVVALVWAGLCVGIALYVKKNGRKFCNRPRFYLSRN; encoded by the exons ATGGATGCGCCGAAGGATGCATCTCCGTCGCCGAAACTGCACACGAGGCTGAGGGTGTGGGAGTTTGCAGACCGTTATGTGTTTGAACCGGTTGATGGCCTTGCCGACCTCTTCCTCTCAATAAGCCGGACCAATGGCTCTATGAACCTAGTGCAAGAGTTGCCACCGCGTGGCCCCTCGGCAAATCCAAAAGTTAGGATAGTGTTTGGTGTGGTAGGAGTGCTCAAACTTGCAGTTGGATCATGCTGTCTGGTCATCACTGACCGTGATTGTGTCGGCTCCTACATGGGACATGCTGTTTTCAAAGTTACAGGACTAAAATTTCTGCCCTGCACCACCGCTTCTTCGGCCGAGCAG AAAAAGATGGAGAGCGAATTTTCAGACCTCCTGGATGCTGCAGAGAGGAGTATAGGCCTGTACTTCTCCTACGAGGCCAACTTGACACTTAC TTTACAGAGGCTATATGATCTGGGGGACACGTTCAAAGCACTTCCACTTTGGAAACAG GCAGAACGTAGATTTATGTGGAATGGTTACTTGTTGGAGCCTCTCATTGAGAACAAA CTGGACCAATACTTATTACCGGTCATTCAAGGAA GTTTTCAGAATATACATGCAGAAGTTGGATCAGATAAAGTAGTAGTAACCATGATAGCACGCAGGTGCACAAGAAGGATAG GTACACGGTGTTGGAGACGGGGTGCTGATCCAGAGGGCTATGCAGCAAATTTTGTTGAATCAGAGCAGATAATGCAAACAAAAGGATATACAGCATCCTATGTACAA GTTCGAGGTTCTATGCCTTTTTTGTGGGAGCAGATAGTTGATTTGACATATAAACCTAGTTTTGACATTGTTAGAGTGGAGGAGGCG gctCGTGTGCTTGAGCGACACTATCATGATTTACAAAAGAAATATGGAGCTGTGGTGGGTATTGATCTTGTCAATACA ACTGGTGGTGAAGGCCGCCTCTATGAAAGATATGCAAAATCGATTGAGCCTATTCTCAGTGAAGATATAAG ATTCATACATTTCGACTTCCATAAGATATGTGGTCATATTCATTTTGAGCGCCTTTCACAGTTGTATGATCAAATTGAAGATTATCTTAAGAAGCATAA GTACTTCCTTTTGGATGATCAAGGCAAGAAAATGGCGGGGCAGACTGGCACTGTCAGAACAAATTGTGTCGATTGCTTAGATCGTACCAATGTAACTCAG AGCATGGTTGGAAGAAAAACTCTCGAAAGCCAGCTCCAACAACTAGGTGTTCTTGGTGGTAACGATACAATCAGCAATCACCCAGCTTTTGATGCAGATTACAAAGTTT TGTGGGCAAATCATGGAGATGCAATAAGCACTCAGTACTCTGGTACTCCTGCTCTGAAGGGAGACTTTGTCCG GTATGGGAAACGGACTACTCAGGGAATTCTAAATGATCTGTGGAATGCACTTGCTAGATACTACTTTAACAACTTTGCAGATGGTACTAAGCAG GATGCCATGGACCTTCTTCAAGGACATTACGTATCATCAGTTAGTCGGGACGCTGCGGTTCCAAGCAGACCCGGAGTTATGCAG TCCTTCCGTGCTGCTTTTGCCTTGATTTTTTGcgctgcaatgttcatgcttatgtctcTACGACAAG CCCGGAATGATCTTCGCCACTTGGTGGTAGCACTTGTGTGGGCCGGTCTGTGCGTTGGCATTGCACTATATGTCAAAAAGAACGGTAGGAAGTTCTGCAACCGACCTCGTTTTTACCTGTCACGCAATTGA